In Pyrus communis chromosome 1, drPyrComm1.1, whole genome shotgun sequence, the following are encoded in one genomic region:
- the LOC137717083 gene encoding heavy metal-associated isoprenylated plant protein 2-like encodes MSSSAAYRFLIKIMSKKTVVSVELMCPKCRKKVMKLIATVEGVTSIVLDPSKKTVTVTGDADPVKIIKKVRKLRKNAPVVSIGPPQAEKKDEKKDEKKDVVLYNPKPCQRCDVWYVIPEHDYSYCSVM; translated from the exons ATGAGCTCCTCGGCAGCCTatag ATTCTTAATCAAGATCATGTCGAAG AAAACTGTGGTGTCAGTGGAACTGATGTGTCCAAAGTGCAGGAAAAAGGTGATGAAGTTGATTGCAACGGTAGAAGGGGTAACTTCCATTGTCCTCGACCCGTCAAAAAAGACGGTGACGGTAACTGGGGATGCCGATCCAGTCAAGATTATCAAGAAGGTgaggaaattaagaaaaaatgcTCCGGTTGTGAGTATCGGTCCTCCGCAGGCTGAGAAGAAGGATGAGAAGAAGGACGAGAAGAAGGACGTTGTTCTATACAACCCAAAGCCATGTCAAAGATGTGATGTTTGGTACGTGATTCCTGAACATGATTACAGTTACTGTTCCGTAATGTAA
- the LOC137736258 gene encoding probable jasmonic acid carboxyl methyltransferase 2, whose product MEVLQILHMNKGKGETSYAQNSKVQENILSIAKPIVDEAVQKLLCSNMAPIGSMGIADLGCSSGPNTFLLISEIIDAIRATRSSSSSFTEFSVFLNDLFSNDFNTIFMSLPAFYNQLKEENGAGLGSFFVSATPGSFYGRLFPAKSLHFVHSSSSLHWRSQVPHGLDLQAAGKALNKGKIWISKTSPQCVLDAYSFQFHKDFSLFLKSRAEEVIGGGRMVLSIPGRSSSDPSTPESCYQWDLLAHALMTMVSEGLIEEEKVDSFNLPYYVPSEEEVKLQLEKEGSFIIDRFEAFEIDWDGGAETTVVASGQRVAKTIRAVVESMIESHFGKNIMDDLFRRYAELIADHLSKSRTKFLNLFFSVIRKD is encoded by the exons atggaggtgCTGCAAATACTTCACATGAACAAAGGGAAGGGCGAGACTAGTTATGCTCAAAACTCTAAAGTTCAG gaAAATATATTATCCATCGCAAAGCCAATCGTTGATGAAGCTGTACAAAAATTGTTGTGCTCAAATATGGCACCAATTGGGAGCATGGGAATAGCCGATTTGGGTTGCTCATCTGGACCAAACACCTTCCTTCTCATCTCCGAAATAATTGATGCCATCCGTGCCACACGTAGCAGCTCATCATCATTCACAGAATTTAGTGTGTTTCTAAACGACCTCTTTAGCAACGACTTCAATACCATTTTTATGTCACTCCCGGCATTCTACAACCAACTAAAGGAAGAAAATGGTGCTGGACTCGGGTCTTTCTTTGTCTCCGCCACGCCGGGCTCGTTTTACGGCAGGTTGTTTCCAGCCAAGAGTTTGCACTTCGTGCACTCTTCTTCTAGTCTTCATTGGCGCTCTCAGGTCCCCCATGGCCTGGATCTCCAGGCAGCTGGCAAAGCGTTGAACAAAGGAAAGATTTGGATTTCTAAGACCAGCCCCCAATGCGTTTTGGATGCatattcatttcaatttcacaaGGATTTTTCGTTATTTCTCAAGTCCCGGGCTGAAGAAGTAATTGGTGGAGGACGGATGGTGTTGTCAATCCCGGGCAGGTCATCCTCTGACCCATCAACTCCAGAGAGCTGCTACCAGTGGGATCTCCTAGCTCATGCATTAATGACCATGGTTTCAGAG GGTCTTATTGAAGAGGAAAAGGTTGATTCCTTCAACCTTCCGTACTATGTCCCAAGTGAAGAGGAAGTGAAGCTGCAGTTAGAAAAAGAAGGATCATTTATAATAGACCGCTTTGAAGCCTTTGAAATTGATTGGGATGGTGGTGCGGAAACAACCGTCGTAGCCAGTGGTCAGCGAGTGGCCAAGACCATAAGAGCTGTGGTTGAGTCGATGATCGAATCTCATTTTGGAAAAAATATCATGGATGATCTGTTTCGTCGGTACGCCGAGCTCATCGCCGACCACTTATCAAAATCTAGAACCAAGTTcctcaatttgtttttttcagTCATTAGAAAGGACTGA
- the LOC137737329 gene encoding probable jasmonic acid carboxyl methyltransferase 2 yields the protein MEVLQILHMNKGKGETSYAQNSKVQENILSIAKPIVDEAVQKLLCSNMAPIGSMGIADLGCSSGPNTFLLISEIIDAIRATRSSSSSFTEFRVFLNDLFSNDFNTIFMSLPAFYNQLKEENGAGLGSFFVSATPGSFYGRLFPAKSLHFVHSSSSLHWRSQVPHGLDLQAAGKALNKGKIWISKTSPQCVLDAYSFQFHKDFSLFLKSRAEEIIGGGRMVLSIPGRSSSDPSTPESCYQWDLLAHALMTMVSEGLIEEEKVDSFNLPYYVPSEEEVRLQLEKEGSFIIDRFEAFEIDWDGGAETTVVESGQRVAKTIRAVVESMIESHFGKNIMDDLFRRYAELIADHLSKSRTKFLNLFFSVIRKD from the exons atggaggtgCTGCAAATACTTCACATGAACAAAGGGAAGGGCGAGACTAGTTATGCTCAAAACTCTAAAGTTCAG gaAAATATATTATCCATCGCAAAGCCAATCGTTGATGAAGCTGTACAAAAATTGTTGTGCTCAAATATGGCACCAATTGGGAGCATGGGAATAGCCGATTTGGGTTGCTCATCTGGACCAAACACCTTCCTTCTCATCTCCGAAATAATTGATGCCATCCGTGCCACACGTAGCAGCTCATCATCATTCACAGAATTTAGAGTGTTTCTAAACGACCTCTTTAGCAACGACTTCAACACCATTTTTATGTCACTCCCGGCATTCTACAACCAACTAAAGGAAGAAAATGGTGCTGGACTCGGGTCTTTCTTTGTCTCCGCCACGCCGGGCTCGTTTTACGGCAGGTTGTTTCCAGCCAAGAGTTTGCACTTCGTGCACTCTTCTTCTAGTCTTCATTGGCGCTCTCAGGTCCCCCATGGCCTGGATCTCCAGGCAGCTGGCAAAGCGTTGAACAAAGGAAAGATTTGGATTTCTAAGACCAGCCCCCAATGCGTTTTGGATGCatattcatttcaatttcacaaGGATTTTTCGTTATTTCTCAAGTCCCGGGCTGAAGAAATAATTGGTGGAGGACGGATGGTGTTGTCAATCCCGGGCAGGTCATCCTCTGACCCATCAACTCCAGAGAGCTGCTACCAGTGGGATCTCCTAGCTCATGCATTAATGACCATGGTTTCAGAG GGTCTTATTGAAGAGGAAAAGGTTGATTCCTTCAACCTTCCGTACTATGTCCCAAGTGAAGAGGAAGTGAGGCTGCAGTTAGAAAAAGAAGGATCATTTATAATAGACCGCTTTGAAGCCTTTGAAATTGATTGGGATGGTGGTGCGGAAACAACCGTCGTAGAAAGTGGTCAGCGAGTGGCCAAGACCATAAGAGCTGTGGTTGAGTCGATGATCGAATCTCATTTTGGAAAAAATATCATGGATGATCTGTTTCGTCGGTACGCCGAGCTCATCGCCGACCACTTATCAAAATCTAGAACCAAGTTcctcaatttgtttttttcagTCATTAGAAAGGACTGA